The proteins below are encoded in one region of Engystomops pustulosus chromosome 8, aEngPut4.maternal, whole genome shotgun sequence:
- the STRADB gene encoding STE20-related kinase adapter protein beta, which yields MSCLDCSCLRRTPVKSISQNKDSTTSIYPHWAGDLPQCWIPPVLGGHEMPVRYSEVNNYELQQELGKRFNNLTTIYLARHTPTGTLVTVQLTDLDDCSDEQLQFLQNEAVMSSFCRHHNIMISWKMFTVGTWLWVINPFMAYGSASNLVKTYYPEGMSEVLIGNILYGTLIGLNYLHTNGYVHRSVKGSHILISEEGLVCLSGLGHLCSLVRRGERAKVAYDFPNFSTTMLPWLSPELLRQDLHGYNVKSDIYSLGITACELATGRVPFMDMHRTQMLLQKLKGPPQNPLYGNAFPCEESPMKISRSGVDSGIGESVVAASMTQTMTSDRLRTPSPRTFSSALQNLVEICLHQDPEKRPSADMLLSHPFFRQVREKTRDSIPSLLPSLTQHRKHSSFGSFPVIMKKYYKTTDETKEWTYY from the exons ATGTCTTGTCTG GACTGTTCCTGTCTGAGACGGACACCTGTGAAATCGATAAGCCAGAATAAAGACTCGACCACTAGTATCTATCCACACTGG GCAGGTGATCTGCCTCAGTGCTGGATTCCTCCTGTGCTGGGAGGACATGAGATGCCAGTGCGATACAGCGAAGTCAACAACTACGAACTGCAACAGGAACTCG GAAAGAGATTCAATAACTTAACTACAATCTACCTCGCTCGACACACTCCTACAGGAACCCTGGTTACGGTACAGCTCACAGACCTGGACGACTGCTCAGATGAACAACTTCAATTCTTACAG AATGAAGCTGTTATGTCATCATTTTGCCGACATCATAACATTATGATTTCTTGGAAAATGTTTACTGTTGGGACATGGCTTTGggtaattaaccccttcatggcATATG GTTCTGCTAGCAATCTTGTGAAGACATATTATCCAGAAGGAATGAGTGAAGTTTTAATAGGAAACATTTTGTATGGAACATTAATAGGGCTAAATTATTTGCACACGAATGGATATGTTCACAG GAGTGTGAAGGGGAGTCACATCCTCATCTCAGAAGAAGGTCTTGTATGTCTGTCTGGACTTGGTCACCTCTGTAGTTTGGTTAGAAGGGGTGAAAGAGCTAAGGTGGCATATGACTTTCCTAATTTTAGCACTACAATGCTTCCTTGGTTGAGTCCTGAGCTACTGAGACAG GACCTCCATGGGTACAATGTGAAGTCTGACATCTACAGCCTCGGGATCACTGCCTGTGAATTAGCTACTGGCCGTGTACCGTTCATGGACATGCACCGCACTCAG ATGCTGCTACAAAAATTGAAAGGTCCACCTCAGAATCCTCTGTATGGTAACGCCTTTCCCTGTGAAGAATCCCCCATGAAGATCTCACGCTCCGGTGTGGATTCAGGTATTGGAGAGAGTGTTGTCGCAGCAAGCATGACTCAGACCATGACTAGTGACCGGCTGAGAACCCCCTCCCCAAGAACATTCTCATCTGCCCTGCAAAACCTGGTGGAAATCTGCCTACATCAAGATCCTGAGAAAAG ACCATCAGCTGACATGTTGCTGTCCCATCCCTTCTTCAGGCAG GTAAGGGAGAAGACGCGCGACTCCATACCCTCACTGCTGCCCTCTCTGACACAACATCGGAAGCACAGCTCATTTGGATCATTTCCAGTGATCATGAAGAAGTACTACAAGACTACAGACGAAACTAAAGAATGGACATATTATTGA
- the TMEM237 gene encoding transmembrane protein 237, which yields NAPTLEPVVATVQVTGRYTDNVQWTGLGHHHVPSLQCQEDEIPISRPKKKKSKPPGALEDVVQDSILKSSESKEPLTPERRKRKKKRLAEVETSFTKQNFNTSSVIQNGNDVDSQRSVEEIVRKPRRRTKKTRPADHEFPNDLGVEEEDIIPDGQIKLSEQHPAFIVPSLTSQPVGKLFVEKNRKFQAADRSGIIKTTEHGDDFLDIKSTWSSMDVALTVHRSFRMVGLFASGFLSGYTVWNIIVIYVLAGSQLTTLPNLLEIYKGLAYPSQCFLYFLLVLSTVSAFDRIDLASVSNAFRGLVTLDPSAVASFMYFVALFLALSQQMTSDRINFYTPPTQNGSLWQENTERQILQPWIVVNLVVTLLVGLAWLFLSCRPDLDHSEESIFIPEDDYRDMEKEMKVQA from the exons AATGCTCCTACACTGGAGCCTGTGGTAGCTACTGTACAAGTGACCGGGCGTTACACAGACAACGTACAATGGACAGGACTCGG GCACCACCACGTGCCCTCCCTCCAATgccaag AGGATGAAATTCCCATCAGCCGCCCAAAGAAGAAAAAGTCCAAACCTCCCGGTGCATTAG AAGATGTTGTGCAGGACTCCATTTTAAAGAGTTCAGAAAGTAAAGAACCTCTTACACCTGAAAGacgcaaaaggaaaaaaaaaagacttgcgG AAGTGGAGACCTCTTTCACCAAGCAGAACTTTAACACTTCCTCAGTTATCCAGAATGGCAATGATGTAGACTCACAGCGTTCTGTTGAAGAAATTGTCCGCAAACCTCGCAGAAGAACAAA GAAAACTAGGCCTGCAGATCATGAATTTCCGAATGACCTGGGTGTAGAAGAGGAGGATATCATTCCTGACGGACAGATAAAACTCTCAGAGCAGCATCCTGCTTTCATTGTACCCTCCCTGACAAGCCAGCCTGTGGGCAAATTATTTGTGGAGAAGAATA ggAAATTCCAAGCTGCAGACCGTTCCGGCATCATCAAAACTACCGAACATGGCGATGATTTCCTAGACATTAAATCTACGTGGAGCAGTATGGACGTAGCGCTCACTGTGCATCGCAGCTTTAG GATGGTTGGGTTGTTTGCCAGTGGATTCTTATCGGGGTACACAGTCTGGAACATCATTGTGATTTATGTTCTCGCTGGCAGCCAGTTAACGACCCTGCCTAATCTACTCGAAATATACAAAGGCTTGGCATATCCATCTCAGTGCTTCTTGTATTTCCTGTTGGTTCTCAGCACAGTCTCTGCGTTTGACAG GATTGACCTGGCCAGTGTGTCAAATGCATTCCGTGGTCTTGTCACATTGGACCCATCTGCTGTGGCATCTTTCA TGTACTTTGTCGCTCTGTTTCTTGCATTGAGTCAGCAAATGACAAGTGACAGGATAAACTTCTACACACCTCCAACGCAGAATGGCAGCTTGTG GCAAGAAAATACAGAGCGTCAGATCCTTCAGCCTTGGATTGTTGTCAACTTGGTGGTGACTCTGCTGGTTGGCCTCGCCTGGCTATTTCTATCATGCCGGCCAGACCTTGATCACAGTGAAG AATCCATATTTATACCAGAAGACGACTACCGTGACATGGAAAAGGAGATGAAAGTTCAAGCTTGA